One Nicotiana sylvestris chromosome 12, ASM39365v2, whole genome shotgun sequence genomic window carries:
- the LOC104210190 gene encoding uncharacterized protein, with product MGDGTPNAMNLDLNLGPVESPNDDSERVPASFPIEDMNLEDLLDGYQFREVVRQRRSRWRSVLRNIPVPAEARNIAMEFIGRSESQTGDASVVTEERASEVTEILGKKEDNEKGNSEEGSFFDCNICLDLSKEPVVTCCGHLFCWACLYRWLHLHSDAKECPVCKGEVTMKNVIPIYGRGTNVREPEEDSTLKIPHRPQARRVESWRQTIQRTAFTIPMEEMIRRLGHRFDLSQLQQQNPEGSHELPERNSSLLNRILTSRGMRREQNPVLPSDDVVDLTQTSPTNSDVWENRRLSSLLLNRSNSHRAANFADLGSVFGSAGRVVDPYFRSNNVERFQELPLPVDDRDSVSSIAAGIHSESQTMDTAAEIDSRVSLSTSSSRRRNDTSRVSDVDSGDSRPHRRRRLN from the coding sequence ATGGGGGACGGTACGCCTAATGCAATGAATCTTGATCTGAATTTGGGACCTGTTGAAAGTCCTAATGATGATTCAGAGCGTGTTCCTGCATCATTTCCCATTGAGGATATGAATTTGGAGGACTTGCTAGATGGTTATCAATTTAGGGAAGTTGTTAGGCAAAGGAGGAGCAGGTGGCGGTCAGTTTTGAGAAACATTCCGGTCCCTGCAGAAGCTAGAAATATTGCAATGGAATTCATTGGTAGAAGTGAATCACAGACAGGTGATGCTAGTGTTGTTACTGAGGAGAGAGCCTCTGAGGTAACAGAGATTTTGGGGAAAAAGGAAGATAATGAAAAGGGTAATAGCGAGGAGGGAAGCTTCTTTGATTGCAATATATGCCTGGACTTGTCCAAAGAACCtgttgtgacttgttgtggtcACTTGTTTTGCTGGGCCTGTCTTTATCGATGGTTGCATCTCCATTCGGATGCAAAGGAATGCCCTGTTTGTAAAGGGGAAGTGACTATGAAGAATGTAATCCCAATTTATGGCCGTGGAACTAATGTACGAGAACCTGAAGAGGATTCAACTCTGAAAATCCCTCATAGGCCTCAAGCAAGACGTGTCGAGAGCTGGAGGCAAACTATTCAAAGGACAGCATTCACCATTCCAATGGAAGAAATGATTCGCCGTCTTGGCCATAGATTTGATTTGTCTCAGCTGCAGCAGCAGAATCCTGAAGGTTCTCATGAATTACCTGAGCGAAACAGCTCATTGCTCAACCGTATTCTTACTTCCAGGGGAATGCGCAGAGAACAGAATCCTGTGCTGCCTTCGGATGATGTGGTTGACTTGACACAAACCAGTCCTACTAACTCAGATGTGTGGGAAAACCGTCGTCTTTCCTCTCTGTTACTAAATAGATCAAATTCACATCGAGCTGCTAATTTTGCCGATCTTGGTTCTGTCTTTGGTTCTGCTGGAAGGGTGGTTGACCCATACTTCCGTAGTAACAATGTGGAGAGGTTTCAGGAGCTGCCTCTACCAGTGGATGATAGAGATTCTGTTTCGAGCATTGCCGCTGGTATACACTCAGAGAGTCAGACAATGGATACTGCTGCTGAAATAGATTCTAGGGTGTCCCTCTCTACATCATCTTCCAGAAGAAGAAATGATACTTCCAGAGTTTCAGATGTGGATAGTGGAGATTCACGTCCACATAGGAGAAGGAGGCTAAACTGA